One genomic window of Nakamurella panacisegetis includes the following:
- a CDS encoding DJ-1/PfpI family protein codes for MQVAIALFDQMTALDAIGPYEVLQRVPDFDITFVGHSRGEIRTENGMLGLTVDATFDELPHPDVVLMPGGIGSRRLIADQVVLDWLRTAHASSRLTTSVCSGSLVLAAAGLLAGRPAATHWSVYDVLESLGAVATGERVVPLWDERIVTAAGVSSGIDMGLAVIAHLVDDVAAMAAQLETEYDPQPPFDSGSLAKATPEVRQRVREYGRVRN; via the coding sequence ATGCAGGTGGCCATCGCGTTGTTCGACCAGATGACGGCGCTCGACGCCATCGGACCCTACGAAGTGCTGCAACGGGTTCCGGACTTCGACATCACCTTCGTCGGGCACTCCCGCGGCGAGATCCGGACCGAGAACGGCATGCTCGGCCTGACCGTGGACGCGACCTTCGACGAGCTCCCCCACCCCGACGTGGTGCTGATGCCCGGCGGCATCGGCTCCCGGCGACTCATCGCCGACCAGGTGGTTCTGGACTGGCTCCGGACGGCCCATGCCAGCAGCCGACTGACCACGTCGGTGTGTTCCGGGAGCCTGGTCCTGGCCGCGGCCGGACTGCTCGCCGGGCGTCCGGCGGCGACCCACTGGAGCGTCTACGACGTCCTGGAGTCACTGGGCGCGGTGGCCACCGGTGAACGGGTGGTGCCGTTGTGGGACGAGCGCATCGTCACGGCCGCCGGCGTCTCCAGCGGGATCGACATGGGGCTGGCCGTCATCGCGCATCTGGTCGACGACGTGGCCGCGATGGCCGCGCAACTGGAGACCGAGTACGACCCGCAGCCGCCGTTCGACTCCGGGTCGCTGGCCAAGGCGACGCCGGAGGTGCGGCAGCGGGTCCGCGAATACGGCCGGGTCAGGAACTGA
- a CDS encoding GlxA family transcriptional regulator has product MTAPPPRTVIFLAVPDLQILDLAGPMEVFHGADRVARSQSRAGYDLAVVSASPGRLMTSGGLGIHAEALPDPATPIDTLVLPGGDGARATPTDSAAVSWIRQAAPHARRIATVCTGSFLAGRAGLLDGRRVATHWQRTGMLQSEFPTAEVDPDRLYLQDGDLWSSGGVTAGIDLALAMVEQDHSAETAQLVARHLVLSWRRPGGQSQYAVPTWAPRGRTPPIVRAQNLIDADPGGDHRAAVLAATVGMSERHFARVFSAEVGEPPARYVEATRMQAARTLLETDDQTVTAIAARCGFGTAETMRRTFIRRLGVPPDRYRERFHLTRSS; this is encoded by the coding sequence ATGACGGCTCCCCCTCCGCGCACCGTGATCTTCCTGGCCGTTCCGGACCTCCAGATCCTGGACCTGGCCGGACCGATGGAGGTCTTCCATGGGGCCGACCGGGTGGCCCGGTCCCAGAGCCGCGCCGGGTACGACCTGGCGGTGGTCAGCGCCTCCCCCGGCCGGCTGATGACGTCGGGCGGCCTTGGCATCCACGCCGAGGCCCTCCCGGACCCGGCCACGCCGATCGACACCCTGGTGCTGCCGGGCGGCGACGGCGCGCGGGCGACACCAACCGATTCCGCGGCCGTGTCGTGGATCCGGCAGGCCGCTCCGCACGCGCGGCGGATCGCCACCGTCTGCACCGGATCCTTCCTGGCCGGGCGGGCCGGGCTGCTCGACGGTCGGCGGGTCGCCACCCACTGGCAACGAACCGGCATGCTGCAGTCCGAGTTCCCGACCGCCGAGGTCGACCCGGACCGGTTGTACCTGCAGGACGGCGACCTGTGGTCCTCGGGCGGAGTCACGGCCGGCATCGATCTCGCCCTGGCCATGGTCGAACAGGATCACAGCGCCGAGACCGCGCAACTGGTGGCCCGTCATCTGGTGCTGTCGTGGCGCCGCCCGGGTGGGCAGAGCCAGTACGCCGTACCGACATGGGCCCCTCGTGGCCGGACACCGCCGATCGTCCGGGCCCAGAATCTGATCGATGCCGATCCGGGTGGCGACCATCGGGCCGCCGTGCTGGCCGCCACGGTCGGCATGAGCGAGCGGCACTTCGCCCGGGTCTTCTCGGCCGAGGTGGGCGAGCCGCCGGCGCGCTACGTCGAGGCAACCCGGATGCAGGCCGCCCGGACCCTGCTCGAGACCGATGACCAGACAGTCACCGCCATTGCCGCCCGCTGCGGCTTCGGCACGGCCGAGACGATGCGCCGCACGTTCATCCGCCGGCTCGGCGTACCGCCTGACCGCTATCGGGAACGTTTCCACCTCACCCGCAGTTCCTGA
- a CDS encoding glucose-6-phosphate dehydrogenase, with product MPSNQPTVFVLFGATGDLAKRMVLPAFYQLAQHGLMPTSWVLVGNGRGDVAHEDFRTRVRSALEEFGGIKVDEKVWSDFSARLRFAGGGFDQDDPGSLLDVLAEAHELLGPDADYIHYLAIPPVAFEGITKGLSAHQLLEGSRVVYEKPYGTSPESFRELDQLVLSVMKEEQVYRIDHFLGKEATQNIHVLRFANRMTEQIWSRDHVTQVQIDVPEVLDVADRAAFYDATGALRDMVVTHLFQVAAEVAMEPPIDFSAENLQDARESVLASFRPLAAEDVVLGQADGYRDLPEVADDSTTDTYAAVRLWVDTDRWHGVPFLLRSGKYLHESGQRVSLVMRKPDGPLSGIPGDGTVLSFSMQGNGSMALSVVVKNPGPGLDLTLQDVDLSLDDVVGGDPLPPYVSLIHDVTIGDRSLFTTSAGLSHAWNAAAPILDHRPAPHPYAPGSTGPAQGSALPGPHGWFLDARK from the coding sequence ATGCCGTCCAACCAGCCCACCGTGTTCGTGCTGTTCGGCGCGACCGGCGACCTCGCCAAGCGCATGGTGCTGCCGGCCTTCTACCAACTCGCCCAGCACGGACTCATGCCCACCTCGTGGGTGCTGGTCGGGAACGGCCGCGGGGATGTCGCGCACGAGGACTTCCGGACCCGGGTGCGGAGCGCGCTGGAGGAATTCGGCGGCATCAAGGTCGACGAGAAGGTCTGGTCCGATTTCTCGGCCCGGCTCCGGTTCGCCGGTGGCGGGTTCGACCAGGACGATCCGGGATCGTTGTTGGACGTGCTCGCCGAGGCCCACGAACTGTTGGGCCCGGACGCGGACTACATCCACTACCTGGCCATCCCGCCGGTCGCCTTCGAGGGCATCACCAAGGGCTTGTCGGCGCACCAGCTGCTGGAGGGATCGCGGGTGGTGTACGAGAAGCCGTACGGCACCAGCCCGGAGTCGTTCCGGGAGCTGGACCAGCTGGTGCTCTCGGTGATGAAGGAGGAGCAGGTCTACCGGATCGACCACTTCCTGGGCAAGGAGGCCACGCAGAACATCCACGTGCTGCGGTTCGCCAACCGGATGACGGAGCAGATCTGGAGCCGGGACCACGTCACCCAGGTGCAGATCGACGTGCCCGAGGTGCTCGACGTCGCCGACCGGGCCGCCTTCTACGACGCCACCGGTGCCCTGCGGGACATGGTGGTGACCCATCTGTTCCAGGTGGCGGCCGAGGTCGCGATGGAGCCGCCGATCGACTTCTCGGCCGAGAACCTGCAGGACGCAAGGGAATCCGTGCTGGCCTCGTTTCGGCCGCTGGCCGCCGAGGACGTGGTGCTGGGGCAGGCCGACGGTTACCGCGACCTGCCCGAGGTGGCTGACGACTCGACCACCGACACCTACGCCGCCGTCCGGCTCTGGGTCGACACCGACCGCTGGCACGGGGTGCCGTTCCTGCTGCGCAGCGGGAAGTACCTGCACGAGAGCGGTCAACGCGTCTCATTGGTGATGCGCAAGCCGGACGGCCCGCTGTCCGGAATCCCCGGGGACGGAACGGTGCTCAGCTTCTCGATGCAGGGCAACGGATCGATGGCGTTGTCGGTGGTGGTGAAGAATCCCGGCCCCGGCCTCGACCTGACCCTGCAGGACGTGGATCTGTCGCTGGACGACGTGGTCGGTGGCGATCCGTTGCCGCCCTACGTGTCCCTCATCCATGACGTGACGATCGGGGACCGCTCGCTGTTCACCACCAGCGCCGGGTTGTCCCACGCCTGGAACGCCGCCGCGCCGATCCTGGACCACCGGCCGGCCCCGCATCCGTATGCCCCGGGCTCCACCGGCCCGGCGCAGGGTTCGGCTCTCCCCGGACCGCACGGCTGGTTCCTGGATGCCCGGAAGTGA
- the hmgA gene encoding homogentisate 1,2-dioxygenase, whose protein sequence is MDGYQSGFGNGFETEALPGALPVGRNSPQRCAYGLYAEQLSGSPFTAPRISNERSWLYRIRPSVAHGGRFVKCPPSNWRSAPDDECDLPIGPLRWDPMPIPAEPRSLLDGMCTVTSGGDVGTHTGFANHVYLINRSMRSEYLYNADGEMLFVLQYGELRFWTEFGIIDAEPGEIVVIPRGVKFRLELGGDSARGYVCENYGGTFTLPERGPIGANCLANPRDFLTPVAAYQDRDEPSAMFVRWGGSLWRSEIGHSPLDVVAWHGNYAPYKYDLRRFSPVGPLLFDHADPSIFTVLTGPSETPGTANVDFVVFPDRWMVSENTFRPPWYHMNVMSEFMGLIYGVYDAKPQGFVPGGISLHNCMLPHGPDTEAFAHASTVELAPAKLEGTMAFMFETRFPQRVSRFASSSPQLQADYADCWLGLEKRFDPTQP, encoded by the coding sequence ATGGACGGGTACCAGTCGGGATTCGGCAACGGCTTCGAGACGGAGGCGCTGCCCGGAGCGTTGCCGGTCGGGCGGAACTCACCCCAGCGCTGCGCGTACGGCCTGTACGCCGAGCAACTCTCCGGCTCGCCGTTCACGGCTCCCCGCATCAGCAACGAACGGTCCTGGCTCTACCGGATCCGGCCGTCGGTGGCCCACGGCGGCCGGTTCGTCAAGTGCCCGCCGTCGAACTGGCGGAGCGCCCCCGACGACGAGTGTGACCTGCCGATCGGCCCGCTGCGCTGGGATCCGATGCCCATCCCGGCCGAACCCCGTTCGCTGCTCGACGGCATGTGCACCGTGACCAGCGGGGGCGACGTCGGTACCCACACCGGCTTCGCCAACCACGTCTACCTGATCAACCGATCGATGCGGAGCGAATACCTGTACAACGCCGACGGCGAGATGCTCTTCGTCCTGCAGTACGGCGAACTGCGATTCTGGACCGAGTTCGGGATCATCGACGCCGAGCCCGGCGAGATCGTGGTCATCCCACGGGGGGTGAAGTTCCGGCTGGAACTCGGCGGCGACAGCGCGCGCGGATACGTCTGTGAGAACTACGGCGGCACCTTCACCCTCCCCGAACGCGGACCGATCGGGGCCAACTGTCTGGCCAACCCCCGCGACTTCCTCACCCCGGTGGCCGCCTACCAGGACCGGGACGAGCCCTCCGCCATGTTCGTGCGATGGGGCGGGTCGTTGTGGCGCTCCGAGATCGGCCACTCTCCTCTCGACGTCGTCGCCTGGCACGGCAACTACGCGCCGTACAAGTACGACCTGCGCCGCTTCTCCCCGGTCGGTCCGCTGCTGTTCGACCACGCCGACCCGTCCATCTTCACGGTGCTGACCGGCCCGTCGGAGACCCCGGGCACCGCGAACGTGGACTTCGTGGTCTTCCCGGACCGATGGATGGTGTCGGAGAACACCTTTCGACCGCCCTGGTATCACATGAACGTGATGAGCGAGTTCATGGGCCTGATCTACGGCGTCTACGACGCCAAGCCGCAGGGCTTCGTGCCCGGCGGCATCAGCCTGCACAACTGCATGCTCCCGCACGGCCCGGACACCGAGGCGTTCGCGCACGCATCAACCGTCGAACTGGCTCCGGCCAAGCTCGAAGGCACCATGGCCTTCATGTTCGAAACCCGCTTCCCGCAACGGGTCAGCCGGTTCGCCTCGTCCTCACCGCAACTGCAGGCCGACTACGCCGACTGCTGGCTGGGCCTGGAGAAACGCTTCGACCCGACCCAGCCGTAA
- a CDS encoding TetR/AcrR family transcriptional regulator — protein sequence MSAVEPAEIVPGRRRGGRRLHIVTAAADLFAAGGYPAAGMDQIGAAAGITGPAIYRHFDSKAAILAAVFDGIIDAVTQPPEGSSAEPDPARDLLALVGVYARAVASRRRLMGVFVREVHHLPPEHRIRLAERQRTLVRQWRSLLAEVHPSWSAEVIRATVHGCFGMLNALGTFDSALTDDELAGTLIDLARRMLVLD from the coding sequence ATGAGCGCGGTGGAACCGGCCGAGATCGTACCCGGCCGGCGGCGCGGCGGCCGGCGGCTGCACATCGTCACGGCGGCCGCCGACCTGTTCGCGGCCGGCGGCTACCCGGCGGCCGGGATGGATCAGATCGGCGCCGCGGCCGGCATCACCGGTCCGGCCATCTACCGGCACTTCGATTCCAAGGCGGCCATTTTGGCCGCGGTGTTCGACGGGATCATCGACGCCGTCACCCAGCCCCCGGAAGGCTCGTCGGCCGAGCCGGACCCGGCCCGGGATCTGCTGGCCCTGGTCGGTGTGTACGCCAGAGCGGTGGCGTCGCGCCGGCGGCTGATGGGCGTGTTCGTCCGCGAGGTGCATCACCTCCCACCGGAACACCGGATCCGGCTCGCCGAGCGGCAGCGGACGCTGGTCCGGCAGTGGCGGTCCCTGCTGGCGGAGGTGCACCCGTCCTGGAGCGCCGAGGTCATCCGCGCAACCGTGCACGGCTGCTTCGGCATGCTCAACGCGCTGGGTACCTTCGACTCGGCGCTCACCGACGACGAACTGGCCGGGACGCTGATCGATCTGGCCCGGAGGATGCTGGTACTCGACTGA
- a CDS encoding DUF2087 domain-containing protein, which produces MGTDDLRRAAEAQREVVRQRYFDQDGRLHTMPRKQSRKLAVLDLIAGRFIPGVHYLEVEVNRELIGLYDDYVSLRRALIDFGFMDRADGRYWRSGGTVEV; this is translated from the coding sequence GTGGGCACGGACGACCTGCGACGTGCCGCTGAGGCCCAACGGGAGGTGGTGCGCCAGCGGTACTTCGACCAGGACGGGCGGCTGCACACGATGCCCCGCAAGCAGTCGCGCAAGCTCGCGGTGCTCGACCTGATCGCCGGTCGCTTCATCCCCGGCGTGCACTACCTCGAGGTAGAGGTGAATCGCGAGCTGATCGGCCTCTACGACGACTACGTATCCCTGCGACGAGCCCTGATCGACTTCGGATTCATGGATCGCGCGGACGGCCGGTACTGGCGTTCCGGCGGCACCGTCGAGGTGTGA
- a CDS encoding DUF3043 domain-containing protein translates to MSFLRRKSADQASDVLVPPVPEAPTVGKGRPTPKRSQAEARRGPVAPPPKTQREAIKRSKEVGKTLTKDEKRTQSNQRRERMMRGDDAYVLPRDRGPVRAFVRDLTDARRNVAGILLPVALLSFVILLIRNQTVQLIGPFILLIAILAAVVDAIIFGRQLSRRVAERFPKGDPAGLSIRPRALGFYAFNRACLIRKWRVPRPRVGRGDAV, encoded by the coding sequence GTGAGCTTTCTTCGCCGTAAGTCGGCTGACCAGGCATCAGACGTTCTCGTCCCCCCGGTTCCGGAGGCTCCGACCGTCGGGAAGGGCCGACCGACGCCGAAGCGGAGCCAGGCGGAAGCCCGACGCGGGCCGGTCGCCCCACCGCCGAAGACCCAGCGCGAAGCCATCAAGCGGTCCAAGGAGGTCGGCAAGACGCTGACCAAGGACGAGAAGCGGACGCAGTCGAACCAGCGTCGCGAGCGGATGATGCGGGGCGACGACGCCTACGTGCTGCCGCGTGACCGCGGGCCGGTCCGGGCCTTCGTCCGGGACCTGACCGATGCCCGCCGCAACGTCGCCGGGATCTTGCTGCCGGTGGCGCTCCTGTCCTTCGTGATCCTGCTCATCCGCAACCAGACGGTGCAGCTCATCGGCCCCTTCATCCTGCTCATCGCCATCCTCGCGGCGGTGGTCGACGCGATCATCTTCGGTCGTCAGCTGAGTCGTCGGGTGGCCGAACGGTTCCCGAAGGGCGATCCGGCCGGGCTCTCCATCCGGCCCCGCGCGCTCGGTTTCTATGCGTTCAACCGCGCCTGTCTGATCCGCAAATGGCGCGTGCCGCGCCCGCGGGTCGGTCGAGGGGACGCTGTCTGA
- a CDS encoding HesB/IscA family protein — translation MTTANTDAPVQATESAEQVKAAHGVTLTETAASKAKALLDRDGSAEMVLRIAVQPGGCSGLRYELFFDDRSLDGDALVDFGGIGLAVDRMSKPYLDGAVIDFVDTIEKQGFTIDNPNAQNSCACGDSFH, via the coding sequence ATGACTACCGCCAATACCGACGCCCCCGTCCAGGCCACCGAGTCGGCCGAACAGGTCAAGGCTGCCCACGGCGTGACGCTGACCGAGACCGCGGCGTCCAAGGCGAAGGCGTTGCTGGACCGCGACGGCAGCGCCGAGATGGTTCTCCGCATCGCCGTGCAGCCGGGTGGATGCTCGGGTCTGCGTTACGAGCTCTTCTTCGACGACCGCAGCCTGGACGGCGACGCGCTCGTCGACTTCGGCGGCATCGGCCTGGCCGTCGATCGGATGTCCAAGCCGTACCTGGACGGTGCGGTGATCGACTTCGTCGACACCATCGAGAAGCAGGGCTTCACCATCGACAACCCGAACGCGCAGAACTCCTGCGCCTGCGGAGATTCCTTCCACTGA
- a CDS encoding carbohydrate kinase family protein, whose protein sequence is MHFPGKFTDSLLPDQLDRVSLSFLVDDLVVRRGGVAANICFGMGLLGVGPVLLDAVGADFDDYRSWLTRHGVDCTHVHVFKDVQTARFVCTTDDAMNQIGSFYAGAMSRSREIEIGPVADAVAGIDLVMISAGDPAAMVRHAEECRQRGLTFAADPSQQLARMDGVDAGKLVDGAAFWFSNDYELGLLLSKTGWTEAQLLSKVGHRVTTLGSKGVEIVAADGSRLHVPVVPELAKVDPTGVGDAFRAGFVAGQYRGLDFERSAQLGSLMATLVLETIGTQEYSFEPAAALARLADCYGETAAVEIAGAMGFVTV, encoded by the coding sequence ATGCATTTCCCCGGGAAGTTCACCGATTCGCTCCTGCCGGACCAGTTGGACCGGGTCTCCCTGTCCTTCCTGGTCGACGACCTGGTCGTCCGTCGGGGCGGGGTGGCCGCGAACATCTGCTTCGGGATGGGCCTTCTGGGGGTCGGCCCGGTCCTGCTGGACGCCGTCGGTGCCGACTTCGACGACTACCGCAGCTGGCTGACCCGGCACGGGGTCGACTGCACCCACGTGCACGTGTTCAAGGACGTGCAGACGGCCCGTTTCGTGTGCACGACCGATGACGCGATGAACCAGATCGGTTCGTTCTACGCGGGCGCCATGTCACGGTCCCGGGAGATCGAGATCGGTCCGGTGGCCGATGCGGTCGCCGGGATCGATCTGGTGATGATCAGCGCCGGCGACCCGGCCGCCATGGTGCGGCACGCCGAGGAATGCCGCCAGCGCGGTCTCACCTTCGCCGCCGACCCCTCGCAGCAGCTGGCCCGCATGGACGGCGTTGACGCGGGCAAACTGGTCGACGGTGCGGCCTTCTGGTTCTCCAACGACTACGAACTCGGGCTGCTGCTGTCCAAGACCGGCTGGACCGAGGCGCAGCTGCTGTCCAAGGTGGGCCATCGGGTCACCACCCTGGGTTCCAAGGGAGTCGAGATCGTCGCCGCGGATGGCTCGCGGCTGCACGTCCCGGTCGTCCCGGAGCTGGCCAAGGTCGACCCGACGGGCGTCGGCGACGCGTTCCGTGCCGGTTTCGTGGCCGGCCAGTACCGCGGCCTCGATTTCGAACGCTCGGCGCAGCTCGGCTCGCTGATGGCCACCCTGGTGCTGGAGACCATCGGTACGCAGGAGTACAGCTTCGAGCCGGCGGCCGCCCTGGCCCGCCTGGCCGACTGCTACGGCGAGACCGCGGCCGTGGAGATCGCCGGGGCGATGGGCTTCGTCACCGTCTGA
- the asnB gene encoding asparagine synthase (glutamine-hydrolyzing): protein MCGLMGFLSLTGRAGDRVEEVAAGMRCARHRGPDDAGTWNDDDVVFGFNRLSIIDIAHSHQPLRWGPPESPDRYALVFNGEIYNYLELREELAAEFGARFRTEGDGEAIVAGFHHWGKAAVSRLRGMFAFLIWDTELRVLFGARDPFGIKPLFTAVTPDGIAFSSEEKGLRELTGAAVVDEAALQHYLVLQYVPEPATMDVAIRRLESGTHFTLRPAPGAAVHPERYFHPTFVPSRVTGESERNALYRRIADVLDDSVKAHMRADVTVGSFLSGGIDSTAIAALAKRYNPDLLTFTTGFDREGFSEIDVAAESAAAIGVRHVVRKVSEAELTGALPLIVWYLDEPVADPALVPLYFVANEARKHVKVVLSGEGADELFGGYNIYREPASLAPMTRLPHQLRKGLAAVGRALPQGFRGKDMLRRGAIDLEQRYYGNARIFREEQLPGVLLTYSPDRSFRDVTDPIYARSLGSDPISRMQHVDLFTWLRGDILVKADKMTMANSLELRVPFLDPRVFDVARTVPPEHRVQGVATKVALRKAMELIVPPHVLNRKKLGFPVPIRHYLKEGSYDWARNIITSAQTEQYIDAAAVVKLLDDHRAGVADYSRPIWTVIVFQLWHEIFVTGSIKPEIPEPVYPVFL from the coding sequence GTGTGCGGACTGATGGGCTTCCTCTCCTTGACCGGCCGGGCCGGGGATCGCGTGGAGGAGGTGGCCGCGGGCATGCGGTGCGCCCGTCATCGCGGCCCGGACGACGCCGGCACCTGGAACGACGACGACGTGGTGTTCGGGTTCAACCGGCTGTCCATCATCGACATCGCCCACTCGCACCAGCCGCTGCGGTGGGGGCCGCCGGAATCGCCCGACCGGTACGCACTGGTGTTCAACGGCGAGATCTACAACTACCTGGAGCTGCGGGAGGAGCTGGCCGCGGAGTTCGGTGCCCGGTTCCGGACCGAGGGCGACGGTGAGGCCATCGTCGCCGGCTTCCACCACTGGGGCAAGGCGGCCGTGTCGCGGCTCAGAGGCATGTTCGCCTTCCTGATCTGGGACACCGAGCTGCGGGTGCTGTTCGGGGCACGCGACCCGTTCGGCATCAAACCGCTGTTCACGGCGGTCACCCCGGACGGGATCGCCTTCTCCTCCGAGGAGAAGGGCCTGCGGGAGCTCACCGGGGCGGCCGTGGTCGACGAGGCCGCCCTGCAGCACTACCTCGTCCTGCAGTACGTCCCGGAGCCGGCCACGATGGACGTCGCGATCCGCCGCCTCGAGTCCGGGACGCATTTCACCCTGCGTCCGGCGCCGGGTGCCGCGGTGCACCCGGAGCGGTACTTCCACCCGACGTTCGTGCCGTCGAGGGTGACCGGGGAATCGGAGCGCAACGCGCTGTACCGGCGCATCGCCGACGTCCTTGACGATTCGGTGAAGGCGCACATGCGGGCCGATGTCACCGTCGGGTCCTTCCTGTCCGGCGGTATCGACTCCACCGCGATCGCCGCGCTGGCCAAGCGCTACAACCCCGATCTGCTCACGTTCACCACCGGCTTCGACCGGGAGGGCTTTTCCGAGATCGACGTGGCCGCGGAGAGCGCAGCGGCGATCGGCGTCCGGCACGTCGTCCGCAAGGTCTCGGAGGCGGAACTCACGGGCGCGCTGCCGCTGATCGTCTGGTACCTGGACGAGCCGGTGGCCGACCCGGCCCTGGTGCCGCTGTACTTCGTCGCCAACGAAGCCCGCAAACACGTCAAGGTGGTGTTGTCCGGCGAGGGCGCCGACGAGCTGTTCGGCGGGTACAACATCTACCGCGAGCCGGCCTCCCTGGCCCCGATGACGCGGCTCCCCCACCAACTGCGCAAGGGACTGGCCGCCGTCGGCCGGGCTCTGCCGCAGGGCTTCCGCGGGAAGGACATGCTGCGCCGCGGCGCGATCGACCTCGAGCAGCGCTACTACGGGAACGCCCGCATCTTCCGCGAGGAACAGTTGCCCGGGGTGCTGCTCACCTACTCCCCCGACCGGTCGTTCCGGGACGTCACCGATCCGATCTACGCCCGGTCGCTGGGCAGCGACCCGATCTCACGGATGCAGCACGTTGACCTGTTCACGTGGCTGCGGGGGGACATCCTGGTCAAGGCGGACAAGATGACCATGGCCAACTCGCTGGAACTGCGGGTGCCGTTCCTGGACCCCCGCGTGTTCGACGTGGCCCGGACGGTGCCACCGGAGCACCGGGTCCAGGGCGTCGCGACCAAGGTGGCGCTGCGCAAGGCGATGGAACTGATCGTCCCGCCGCACGTGCTGAACCGGAAGAAGCTCGGCTTCCCGGTACCGATCCGGCACTACCTCAAGGAGGGCTCGTACGACTGGGCCCGCAACATCATCACCAGCGCCCAGACCGAGCAGTACATCGACGCCGCCGCGGTGGTGAAACTCCTGGACGACCACCGGGCCGGCGTCGCCGACTACTCACGGCCCATCTGGACCGTGATCGTCTTCCAGCTGTGGCACGAGATCTTCGTCACCGGCTCGATCAAGCCGGAGATTCCGGAGCCGGTCTATCCCGTCTTCCTGTAG